The nucleotide sequence GATCGCCGACTTCGGCATCGCCAGCGCGAACCTCTTCCGCGAGGAGCAAGGCGTGCTGAAGGGCAAGTTCGGGTACATGTCGCCCGAGCAGGCGCGCGGCGAGCGGGTCGATCGGCGCGGCGACATCTACGCGCTCGGCGTCGTGCTGTACGAGATGCTCGCGCTGCGGTCGCCGTACGGGAAGCTCGACGACGACGCGCTGCTCGAGGCCGTGAAGACGGGCGCGTTTTTGCCTCCGTCCGCGCACGTGGCCGACGTGCCGCCCGAGCTCGAGCTGATCGTCACGCGGGCGATGCGCGGCCCGCGCGAGCTGCGCTACCAGACCGCGCGCGACATGAGCGCCGCGATCATGCGCACGCTGCTCGCCAAGCAAGAGCTCGTCGACTCCGCGTCGATCGAGGCGATGCTGCTCGAGCTCTTCGGCCGCGAGCTCGAGCTGCCGCTCGCGAACCCACGCGAGGCGCCCGAGGCCGCGACGCTCGCCGCCGTGCCGCTCGCGCGGACGCCGTCCGAAGGCACGAACGGCGAGCACCCCACGCGCCTGGCGCGCGAGGTGCGGCACGTCGCCGTGGTCACGCTGCGCATCGACGGCGCCGCGGAGCTCGGGTCCACGCACGGCAAGGGTATCCGGGACACGCTGAACGACATCGCGTTCAAGCGCGGCGCCAAGTGGTCGTGGGGGCCAACGGAGTGGTCCGCGCGGGCCGTCGTTGGCCTCATGGCGAACCCTTCCCGCGCGGCCGCCGACGCCGCGACGCTGGCGATCGACGTCCACGAGGCCCTCGCCGGCGCGAGCGAGGATCTGCCGACGCCGCTGCGCGCCTCGATCGGCATCGTCCGCGGCATCGCGTCGGGCGAGCGGGATCCGAAGGGGCACCTCGAGAACCACTCGCTGCAGGAGCCCGCGGATCTGCTCGCCGATCGCGTGGGCGCCGCGACGCCCTTCGGCAAGACGTGGGTCGCGGGCGGCGTCTACCGCCTCGTGCGGCGCGATTTCCGCTGGGGTGAAGCGCCGAGCCTGACGCTCGGCGATACGGGCGGTCACCGCGTCCCCGCGCAGATGCGCCTCTACGCGCTCGAGCGCCTGCTCACGCGCGAGGAGCGCATGGCGGAGCTCGCGCTCGGCCAGAGTGATCTCGTCGGGCGCGACGCCGAGAAGGCAGACCTCTACGCCGCGTATCACCGCGCGGTCTCGCCGCCGCTCGGCGGCGTGCCGGGCTCGCCCCCTTCGTCGGAGGCGTTCGGAGCGCAGGAGTCCCCGAGCGGCCCGAGGACGCAGGCGTTCGACATGGCGCCGCTCTCGCGCCGGACGTTCGGCGAGCTCGTCGCGCGCGTGGTCGTCGGGGAGATGGGCATCGGCAAGACCGCGCTCGTCTCGACGTTCCTCTCGGAGCTGCCGGGCGGCGCGCGTGTGGTGCAGGTCGAGTGCTCGCCCGTGAAGATGGAGCTGCCCCTCGCCACCGTCGCCGACGTCGTGCGCGACGTGACGGGCATGGGCCTCGACAACTCGCTCGAAGAGGCGCAAGGCGCGCTGCGCGACGTCTTCGGCCCCTTCGCGCGCATGGCGAGCGCCACGCGCGAGATCCTGCGGCTCGCCGAGCTCGTGACGGGCAAGCACGGCGATCACCAGGAAGAGGACGCGAGCAACTACCGCCACGACCTCGTCGTCCAGGGCATGCGCCACCTGCTCGCCGGGCTCGGGCGGCAGCAGCCGATCGTCGTCGTCGTCGACGGCTTGCAGTGGGCGGACCGCGCGAGCCTCGAGCTCTTGAAGGAGCTCTTGCGCAGGCCCGAGCCGCTCCCGATCCTCGTCGTGCTCGTGACGCGCGCCGACGAGCGCGTGCTGTCGTTCGTCGAGGGCCTCGTGCGCATCGAACTCCGCGGGCTCGAGCCGGAGGAGCAGGTGCGCCTCGTCGAGGCGCGGCTCGGCGTGCGCGAGGGCGTCGCGGCCGTCTGCAGCGAGCTCGTTTCGCGCGTCGCGGGCAACCCGTTTTTCTTGCTCGAGATGGTCGACGCCCTGCTCGAGCGCGGCACGCTGGAGATCGTCGAGCGCAGCGAGGGCAGGCACGAGCTCGTGCGGCACGAGCGGCCCGGCGAGCACCGCGAGGCCCTGCCCTCCACGCTCGAGCAGCTCATCGGCGATCGCCTGCGCGAGCTGCCGCTCGCCGAGCACGACGTGGTCGACTGGCTCGCCGTCGCGGGAGGACCGCTGACGGAGACCGACATCCTCGCGCTCGCGCGCCTGCCCGACGACGAGGCGATCACCCGCCTCTGCGCGCGCGGGCTCTGCGACAGGCGCGCGGGCTCGGTCGATGTCCGCCACCCGCTCGCGCGCGACGTCGCCTACCTCGCGCTCGACGCGGCGAAGCGCTCGCGGATGCACCTCTCGCTCGGCGAGCACCTCTCGCGTACGCCCCTCGCCCGCGGCCTCTCCGCCGCGATCGTCGCGCGCCACCTCGCGCGCGGCGAGGCGGCCGTGCCCGCCGCGGAGATGTACCTCGAGGCCGCCGCGGCCGCGCGCGCGACACACCAGGAGCAGCTCGCGCTCCGTTACTACCTCCGCGCGCTCTCGCTGCTCCCGCCCGAGGATCCGCGTCGCATGACGGCGCACGCAGCGCTCGAGGCGATCTACCGGCACCTCGGCCGCCGCAGCGAGCGACGCAAGCACCTCGAGGCGTTACGCAAGCTCGCGCGCCAGAGCGGCAAGGCGCGCTCGGTCGCGCTCGCCCTCGTCCGCACCGCGCGCCTCGACTGCGACGACGGCCACCTCGCGCGAGGCTTACCCGTCGCGCAGCGCGCCACCGAGATCGCGCGCATCGCGCGTCAGCCCGCGCTCGAGGTCGAGGCGTACACGATCCTCGCCGAGGTCCTCGGCGATCTCGGCGACGTGCAGGGCGCCATCGACGCTTGCGAGCGCGCGCTCGAGGTCACGCAAGCGGGGAAACTACCGCCGCGCCTGCGCGCCGAGGTCCTCCGCTCGAAGGGCGTCCTCCTGCGCCGCATCGGCCGCGTCGAGGAGGCGGCGATGGCCCACGCCGAGGCCATCGCGGTCTTCCGCGCCGTCGGCGCGCGGCGCAGCGAGGCGCGCGCCAAGAACGCCCTCGCCTACGCCATGTTCGTCATGGAGCGCTTCGAGGACGCGATCGCGCTCGGCCTCTCCTCCATCGGCATCGACCTCGCGATCGGCGGCCGCTTCCAGATCGCCAAGACCCTGAGCAACGTGGGGCAGGCCTACGCGCGCCTCGGCGACACCGAGCGAGGCCTGAGCTACCTCAAGCGCGCGCGCGAGGCGCACGAGCGTTACGCCGATCAGGACTCGCGCGCCGACACGCTCCTCTGCTCCGCGGAGATCCTCCTCGAGCTCGACATCGTCGCCGAGGCCGGGGTGATGTGTGGTGACGCCGGCGCGCTCGTGGCCGTCACGGGAAGCGCGTACGACACCGTGCACGAGCGGATCGTCCGCGCCCTGCTCGCCCGCGCCGAGGGCCGCCCGCACGAGGCCGTCGTCCACGCGCAGGCCGCGCGCAAGCTCGCCGAGC is from Polyangium spumosum and encodes:
- a CDS encoding serine/threonine-protein kinase PknK encodes the protein MAMHPDQLADFEILRRLGAGGMAEVFLAKKRGAEGTYKLLVVKRVLPAHGSSRRFRSMFVEEAHLATRLNHPNIVQVYEFSDHGDDGLLLSMEYVEGFDLGKIMSTARRIGARIPPYVAAYIVSEAAKGLHYAHERKDEGGVPLCIVHRDISPQNILISYEGAVKIADFGIASANLFREEQGVLKGKFGYMSPEQARGERVDRRGDIYALGVVLYEMLALRSPYGKLDDDALLEAVKTGAFLPPSAHVADVPPELELIVTRAMRGPRELRYQTARDMSAAIMRTLLAKQELVDSASIEAMLLELFGRELELPLANPREAPEAATLAAVPLARTPSEGTNGEHPTRLAREVRHVAVVTLRIDGAAELGSTHGKGIRDTLNDIAFKRGAKWSWGPTEWSARAVVGLMANPSRAAADAATLAIDVHEALAGASEDLPTPLRASIGIVRGIASGERDPKGHLENHSLQEPADLLADRVGAATPFGKTWVAGGVYRLVRRDFRWGEAPSLTLGDTGGHRVPAQMRLYALERLLTREERMAELALGQSDLVGRDAEKADLYAAYHRAVSPPLGGVPGSPPSSEAFGAQESPSGPRTQAFDMAPLSRRTFGELVARVVVGEMGIGKTALVSTFLSELPGGARVVQVECSPVKMELPLATVADVVRDVTGMGLDNSLEEAQGALRDVFGPFARMASATREILRLAELVTGKHGDHQEEDASNYRHDLVVQGMRHLLAGLGRQQPIVVVVDGLQWADRASLELLKELLRRPEPLPILVVLVTRADERVLSFVEGLVRIELRGLEPEEQVRLVEARLGVREGVAAVCSELVSRVAGNPFFLLEMVDALLERGTLEIVERSEGRHELVRHERPGEHREALPSTLEQLIGDRLRELPLAEHDVVDWLAVAGGPLTETDILALARLPDDEAITRLCARGLCDRRAGSVDVRHPLARDVAYLALDAAKRSRMHLSLGEHLSRTPLARGLSAAIVARHLARGEAAVPAAEMYLEAAAAARATHQEQLALRYYLRALSLLPPEDPRRMTAHAALEAIYRHLGRRSERRKHLEALRKLARQSGKARSVALALVRTARLDCDDGHLARGLPVAQRATEIARIARQPALEVEAYTILAEVLGDLGDVQGAIDACERALEVTQAGKLPPRLRAEVLRSKGVLLRRIGRVEEAAMAHAEAIAVFRAVGARRSEARAKNALAYAMFVMERFEDAIALGLSSIGIDLAIGGRFQIAKTLSNVGQAYARLGDTERGLSYLKRAREAHERYADQDSRADTLLCSAEILLELDIVAEAGVMCGDAGALVAVTGSAYDTVHERIVRALLARAEGRPHEAVVHAQAARKLAEPQGLLSYHIHATAIEAAARVDAGEHHTGVLLARTALGAIEATSFSEYGIEVRALCIEALRKGSSSGARDALLRAAAHVRKVAGYIRDARLRALFLRRPVVERILSEAEGSDVSSRSDPLSRGGMA